A single window of Streptomyces griseoviridis DNA harbors:
- the hypD gene encoding hydrogenase formation protein HypD: MKYLDEFSDPQLAERLLQQIHAATTRPMAMMEVCGGQTHSIIRHGIDQLLPEQIELIHGPGCPVCVTPLEIIDRALAIAARPGVVFCSFGDMLRVPGSGQDLFSVKSAGGDVRVVYSPLDALRIARENPDKEVVFFGIGFETTAPANAMTVHQARRLGVRNFSLLVSHVLVPPAIAAIMESPTCRVQAFLAAGHVCSVMGTSEYPALAEKYRVPIVVTGFEPLDILEGIRRTVLQLEAGRHEMENAYPRAVRDEGNLPAKEMLRDVFEVTDRTWRGIGTIPRSGWRLAQKYAEFDAENRFDVEAIRTAESSLCRSGEVLQGLIKPHECAAFGKECTPRNPLGATMVSSEGACAAYHAYRRLELVEAK; encoded by the coding sequence GTGAAGTACCTGGACGAGTTCAGCGACCCCCAGCTGGCCGAGCGCCTGCTCCAGCAGATCCACGCGGCCACCACCCGGCCGATGGCGATGATGGAGGTCTGCGGCGGCCAGACCCACTCGATCATCCGACACGGCATCGACCAACTCCTGCCCGAGCAGATCGAGTTGATTCACGGACCGGGATGCCCCGTCTGTGTGACCCCGCTGGAGATCATCGACCGGGCGCTCGCCATCGCCGCCCGCCCCGGCGTCGTCTTCTGCTCCTTCGGCGACATGCTGCGGGTGCCGGGCAGCGGGCAGGACCTGTTCTCCGTCAAGAGCGCGGGCGGCGACGTCCGGGTCGTGTACTCCCCGCTCGACGCCCTGAGGATCGCGCGGGAGAACCCCGACAAGGAGGTCGTGTTCTTCGGCATCGGCTTCGAGACGACCGCCCCCGCCAACGCCATGACGGTCCATCAGGCGCGGCGGCTCGGCGTGCGCAACTTCTCGCTGCTCGTCTCGCACGTCCTGGTGCCGCCCGCCATCGCGGCCATCATGGAGTCCCCCACCTGCCGGGTGCAGGCGTTCCTGGCCGCCGGGCACGTGTGCAGCGTGATGGGGACCTCGGAGTATCCGGCGCTCGCCGAGAAGTACCGGGTGCCCATCGTCGTCACGGGGTTCGAGCCGCTCGACATCCTCGAAGGGATCCGCCGCACGGTCCTCCAACTCGAAGCGGGCCGCCACGAGATGGAGAACGCCTACCCGCGCGCCGTGCGCGACGAGGGCAATCTGCCCGCCAAGGAGATGCTGCGGGACGTCTTCGAGGTCACCGACAGGACCTGGCGCGGCATCGGCACGATCCCCCGCAGCGGATGGCGACTGGCCCAAAAGTACGCGGAGTTCGACGCCGAGAACCGGTTCGACGTGGAGGCGATCCGCACCGCCGAGTCCTCGCTCTGCCGCTCGGGCGAGGTGCTCCAGGGACTCATCAAGCCGCACGAGTGCGCGGCGTTCGGCAAGGAGTGCACTCCGAGGAATCCCCTGGGCGCCACCATGGTGTCCTCCGAGGGCGCGTGCGCCGCGTACCACGCGTACCGCCGACTGGAACTGGTCGAGGCGAAGTGA
- a CDS encoding HypC/HybG/HupF family hydrogenase formation chaperone — MCLAVPGRVLRTAEVDGALMAEVDFGGVRKEVCLQYVPDAAVGEYVVVHVGFAIQRLDEASARETLATFERLGLLEEEFGDGFALAARQLDTPEGAER, encoded by the coding sequence ATGTGTCTGGCAGTTCCCGGGCGGGTCCTGCGGACCGCCGAGGTCGACGGCGCGCTGATGGCCGAGGTCGACTTCGGCGGGGTACGCAAGGAGGTCTGCCTCCAGTACGTGCCCGACGCGGCGGTCGGCGAGTACGTCGTCGTGCACGTCGGCTTCGCCATCCAGCGGCTCGACGAGGCGTCCGCGCGGGAGACCCTCGCCACCTTCGAGCGACTCGGGCTCCTGGAAGAGGAGTTCGGCGACGGCTTCGCACTGGCCGCCCGACAGCTGGACACCCCGGAAGGAGCCGAACGGTGA
- the hypF gene encoding carbamoyltransferase HypF, with the protein MCLGIPGRVVELVEGYADQLALVDVEGAGRRVNVGMLDAPPAAGDWVLLHMGFAVEIIDETKAEQALSGLRMMGAGSCDEEVPPARQALVRRRFEVRGVVQGVGFRPFVYVTASALALTGSVANTGTGVLAEVEGDLDAVTEFGHRLRTGPPPLAAVESVTETDLPLAGDAGFTIADTAATGRARTLVSPDTATCQDCLAELRDPGDRRHRHPFITCTHCGPRFTIVTGLPYDRAATTMAAFPMCAACRTEYEDPRDRRFHAQPIACHDCGPRLELIDAVSEEPLHGDEALRAARKLLADGGIVAVKGLGGYHLACDARDETAVARLRRRKRRGGKPFAVMAANLDVAGELVTMTEDEQALLTGARKPIVLLPRRTGPGSTRVADAVAPGSPDLGMLLPYTPLHVLLFGLDGDRPGPDVLVMTSGNRSGEPIVIDDAQALTELAPLVDAWLRHDRAIRIPCDDSVSRFVAGAELPVRRARGHAPLPLALPFEVPPLLAAGADLKNTCALGEGGYAWVSQHIGDLDDLSTVEALTRTADHLTLLTGVEPEQLVADRHPGYRSGTWARTHARGRAVRTVQHHHAHIASVMGEHGLGPGESVIGFAFDGTGHGTDGAVWGGEALIAGYKSYRRAAQLAYVPLAGGDASVLRPYRMALAHLRAAGVGWDEELPPVAACPETERNVLAHQFATGFGCVPTSSMGRLFDAVASLAGVRHEVAYEAQAAIELENLARSAPADDPGHGYAFGTLTGPGPGDPVRADPGPVIRAVVADVRAGTAREVIAARFHTAVARLTVDLAGLCRERSGLDVVVLGGGVFQNAKLLTETQYALEAGGFTVLRPRLLPPNDGGLAFGQLLIAAAGG; encoded by the coding sequence ATGTGTCTCGGCATTCCGGGTCGCGTCGTGGAGCTGGTCGAGGGGTACGCGGACCAGCTCGCGCTCGTCGACGTGGAGGGCGCCGGGCGCCGCGTCAACGTCGGCATGCTCGACGCGCCCCCCGCGGCCGGCGACTGGGTCCTGCTCCACATGGGCTTCGCGGTGGAGATCATCGACGAGACGAAGGCCGAACAGGCGCTGTCGGGGCTTCGGATGATGGGCGCCGGCAGCTGCGACGAGGAGGTGCCGCCCGCCCGACAGGCCCTGGTCCGACGGCGGTTCGAGGTGCGCGGGGTGGTACAGGGCGTGGGCTTCCGCCCGTTCGTCTATGTCACGGCCTCCGCGCTCGCCCTCACCGGCTCGGTCGCCAACACCGGCACCGGGGTCCTCGCCGAGGTGGAGGGTGACCTCGACGCGGTGACGGAGTTCGGGCACCGGCTGCGGACCGGGCCGCCGCCGCTCGCGGCCGTGGAGTCCGTGACGGAGACCGACCTGCCGCTCGCGGGTGACGCCGGGTTCACCATCGCCGACACCGCGGCGACCGGCCGGGCCCGTACCCTCGTCTCCCCCGACACCGCGACCTGCCAGGACTGCCTGGCCGAACTCCGCGACCCCGGCGACCGCCGCCACCGTCACCCCTTCATCACCTGCACGCACTGCGGGCCACGGTTCACGATCGTCACCGGCCTGCCCTACGACCGCGCCGCGACGACGATGGCCGCGTTCCCGATGTGCGCCGCGTGCCGCACCGAGTACGAGGACCCGCGCGACCGCAGGTTCCACGCCCAGCCGATCGCCTGTCACGACTGCGGCCCGCGCCTCGAACTCATCGACGCCGTGAGCGAGGAGCCCCTGCACGGGGACGAAGCGCTGCGCGCCGCACGGAAGTTGCTCGCCGACGGCGGGATCGTCGCGGTCAAGGGGCTCGGCGGCTACCACCTCGCCTGCGACGCCCGCGACGAGACGGCCGTCGCCCGGCTGCGGCGCCGCAAACGGCGCGGCGGCAAGCCGTTCGCCGTGATGGCCGCGAACCTCGACGTCGCCGGGGAACTCGTCACCATGACCGAGGACGAGCAGGCGCTCCTCACCGGCGCGAGGAAGCCGATCGTGCTGCTCCCCCGCCGAACAGGCCCCGGCAGCACCCGAGTTGCCGACGCGGTGGCGCCCGGCAGCCCGGACCTCGGCATGCTGCTCCCCTACACCCCGCTGCACGTCCTCCTCTTCGGACTCGACGGCGACCGACCCGGCCCCGACGTCCTCGTGATGACGTCGGGCAACCGCTCGGGCGAGCCGATCGTCATCGACGACGCGCAGGCGCTGACCGAACTCGCCCCGCTCGTCGACGCCTGGCTGCGGCACGACCGGGCGATCCGGATCCCCTGCGACGACTCCGTCAGCCGGTTCGTCGCGGGCGCCGAACTGCCGGTCCGGCGCGCCCGCGGCCACGCCCCGCTGCCCCTCGCGCTGCCCTTCGAGGTGCCGCCGCTGCTCGCGGCGGGCGCCGACCTGAAGAACACCTGCGCGCTGGGCGAGGGTGGCTACGCCTGGGTCAGCCAGCACATCGGCGACCTGGACGACCTCTCCACCGTCGAGGCGCTCACCCGGACCGCGGACCATCTCACGCTGCTGACCGGCGTCGAGCCCGAGCAGTTGGTGGCCGACCGGCACCCCGGTTACCGGTCGGGCACCTGGGCCCGCACCCACGCCCGCGGGCGGGCGGTGCGGACGGTGCAGCACCATCACGCGCACATCGCGTCGGTCATGGGCGAGCACGGGCTCGGTCCCGGTGAGAGCGTCATCGGCTTCGCCTTCGACGGCACCGGACACGGCACCGACGGCGCGGTGTGGGGCGGTGAGGCGCTGATCGCGGGCTACAAGTCGTACCGGCGCGCCGCCCAGCTGGCGTACGTGCCGCTGGCCGGGGGTGACGCCAGCGTGCTGCGGCCGTACCGGATGGCGCTCGCGCATCTGCGGGCCGCGGGGGTCGGCTGGGACGAGGAGCTGCCCCCGGTGGCGGCCTGCCCGGAGACCGAACGGAACGTGCTGGCCCACCAGTTCGCGACCGGCTTCGGCTGTGTGCCGACGTCGAGCATGGGCCGCCTCTTCGACGCGGTGGCCTCCCTCGCGGGGGTCAGGCACGAGGTCGCGTACGAGGCGCAGGCCGCGATCGAGCTGGAGAACCTGGCGAGGTCGGCGCCCGCCGATGACCCGGGGCACGGGTACGCCTTCGGCACCCTGACCGGGCCGGGACCCGGTGATCCGGTGCGCGCCGACCCCGGTCCTGTGATCCGCGCGGTGGTCGCCGACGTACGGGCCGGTACCGCGCGGGAGGTGATCGCGGCGCGCTTCCACACCGCCGTCGCCCGCCTCACCGTCGACCTGGCCGGTCTGTGCCGGGAGCGGAGCGGTCTCGACGTGGTGGTGCTCGGGGGCGGCGTGTTCCAGAACGCGAAGCTCCTCACAGAGACCCAATACGCCCTGGAAGCAGGGGGTTTCACCGTCCTGCGGCCCCGCCTGCTGCCGCCCAACGACGGCGGCCTCGCCTTCGGGCAACTGCTCATCGCGGCGGCCGGCGGCTGA
- a CDS encoding hydrogenase maturation protease: protein MTNGVLVAGIGNIFLGDDGFGPEVVRGLGAGAGEPLPAGVRVVDYGIRGMHLAYDLLTGYDALVLVDAYAGGGPPGELTVLKVGPGDLGTGEFDAHGMNPVAVLANLTKLGGTLPLTHLVGCTPADVDEGIGLSEAVAAAVPSAVAEVRALLARLTAAGHCPAPHPARTPAPERTRRS from the coding sequence GTGACCAACGGCGTGCTCGTCGCCGGCATCGGCAATATCTTCCTCGGCGACGACGGCTTCGGCCCCGAGGTCGTGCGCGGGCTCGGGGCCGGTGCGGGCGAGCCGCTGCCCGCCGGTGTCCGCGTCGTCGACTACGGCATCCGGGGCATGCACCTCGCCTACGACCTGCTCACCGGGTACGACGCGCTGGTGCTGGTGGACGCCTACGCGGGTGGCGGTCCGCCCGGTGAGCTGACCGTGCTCAAGGTCGGTCCCGGCGACCTCGGTACGGGTGAATTCGACGCACACGGCATGAATCCGGTCGCAGTGCTGGCAAATCTCACCAAACTTGGCGGTACGCTCCCGCTGACCCACCTCGTGGGCTGCACCCCCGCCGATGTCGACGAGGGCATCGGTCTCAGCGAGGCGGTCGCCGCGGCCGTCCCCTCGGCGGTCGCGGAGGTACGGGCGCTGCTCGCCCGGCTGACCGCGGCCGGCCACTGCCCCGCACCGCACCCCGCCCGTACACCCGCGCCCGAACGGACCCGGAGGTCCTGA
- a CDS encoding DUF6893 family small protein: MRILGLVTTGVAAAVAAVAVVVGLRSIPDIRRYVRMRSM; the protein is encoded by the coding sequence GTGAGAATCCTGGGACTGGTCACCACGGGTGTGGCCGCCGCCGTCGCGGCGGTCGCCGTCGTGGTCGGCCTGCGGTCGATCCCCGACATCCGCAGGTACGTCAGAATGCGCTCCATGTGA
- a CDS encoding DUF6084 family protein, whose amino-acid sequence MTGPDTSELAFSVRDVVAEPYSAAPQLTARVRIEDGSGERIHAIVLRCQVRIEPQRRPYDQAEQEGLRGLFGGRERWSDTLRPFLWMQCNTTVQGFTGTTEVDLALPCTYDFDVVGSRYLHALGAGTVPVSLLFSGTVFTKGTGDGGSGFGVRQVPWDCEARYELPVAVWRQVIDFHFPRSGWIRLEHDVLSSFAEFRERHGLISWDETVRTLLAGAAGADADELDEVVR is encoded by the coding sequence ATGACCGGGCCCGACACCTCGGAACTCGCCTTCTCCGTACGGGACGTGGTCGCCGAGCCGTACAGCGCGGCGCCTCAACTGACCGCGCGGGTACGGATCGAGGACGGCTCGGGCGAGCGGATCCACGCGATCGTGCTGCGCTGCCAGGTCCGTATCGAACCGCAGCGGCGCCCCTACGACCAGGCCGAACAGGAAGGTCTGCGAGGGCTGTTCGGGGGGCGCGAGCGGTGGTCGGACACGCTGCGGCCGTTCCTGTGGATGCAGTGCAACACCACCGTGCAGGGGTTCACCGGCACCACCGAGGTCGACCTCGCGCTGCCGTGCACCTATGACTTCGACGTCGTCGGCTCGCGCTATCTGCACGCGCTCGGCGCCGGCACCGTCCCGGTCTCCCTGCTGTTCTCCGGCACGGTCTTCACCAAGGGCACCGGGGACGGCGGTTCGGGGTTCGGGGTGCGGCAGGTGCCCTGGGACTGCGAGGCGCGGTACGAGCTGCCGGTCGCCGTGTGGCGGCAGGTGATCGACTTCCATTTCCCGCGGTCCGGGTGGATCAGGCTGGAGCACGACGTGCTCAGCAGCTTCGCGGAGTTCCGTGAGCGGCACGGCCTGATCAGCTGGGACGAGACGGTGCGCACTCTGCTGGCGGGCGCGGCCGGTGCCGACGCCGACGAACTCGATGAGGTGGTCCGGTGA
- a CDS encoding DUF5947 family protein, which produces MTAPAGRSASPAAALLRLSRNRPAPPTEERCEMCAVPVGAEHQHVVALENRTLMCCCRACWLLFTDDGARLRYRAVPDRYLSFDQLPLDARAWDELEIPVGLAFLFRNSVQERVVAFYPGPAGATESELPLAAWTALVQARPELATVRPDVEALLVRRTECGGRAGVTSCHLVPIDACYELVGRLRTLWRGFDGGQEAHAAMDAFFEQVGARSRPADVPSATASPTAVDDVS; this is translated from the coding sequence GTGACCGCGCCCGCCGGACGCTCGGCGTCGCCGGCCGCCGCGCTGCTGCGGCTCAGCCGCAACCGTCCCGCGCCTCCCACCGAGGAGCGCTGCGAGATGTGCGCCGTGCCGGTCGGCGCGGAGCACCAGCATGTGGTCGCCCTGGAGAACCGCACTCTGATGTGCTGCTGCCGGGCCTGCTGGCTGCTGTTCACGGACGACGGGGCACGGCTGCGCTACCGCGCGGTGCCCGACCGGTATCTCAGCTTCGATCAACTCCCCCTGGACGCACGGGCCTGGGACGAGCTGGAGATCCCGGTGGGTCTCGCCTTCCTGTTCCGCAACTCCGTCCAGGAACGCGTCGTCGCGTTCTATCCCGGGCCGGCCGGGGCGACGGAGTCGGAGCTGCCGCTCGCCGCCTGGACCGCCCTCGTCCAGGCGCGTCCCGAACTGGCCACCGTGCGCCCGGATGTCGAGGCGCTGCTGGTGCGGCGTACCGAGTGCGGCGGGCGGGCGGGCGTGACGTCGTGTCATCTGGTCCCGATCGACGCGTGCTACGAACTCGTCGGCAGGCTGCGGACGCTGTGGCGCGGTTTCGACGGCGGGCAGGAGGCGCACGCCGCCATGGACGCGTTCTTCGAACAGGTCGGCGCGCGCAGCAGACCGGCGGACGTGCCCTCAGCGACCGCTTCCCCGACCGCCGTGGACGATGTCTCATGA
- a CDS encoding NifU family protein has product MTEQETPEPSPAESWRATGERIDTLIAASAAGGEVARERSEELVRLVTDFYGAGLERLLDLVHEHGALGDQVLAALADDDLVASVLLVHGLHPYSVATRVEKALDSVRPYLGSHGGDVELVAVTEDGTVRLRLLGSCDGCPSSSATLALAVRGAVEAAAPEVTTIEVEDAAAAGEPAALVPVDSLFSRLHEAGPDGAGAEGPAAPGAGWQRVPALLGLESGGVERLTVGGLPVVVCRIGPDLFAFRDRCARCERPFQGATLARRLGGGANDGVLSCSACRAHYDVRRAGACLDADADGAHLDPLPVLADGASVAVAVPTDPVAAP; this is encoded by the coding sequence ATGACGGAGCAGGAGACGCCCGAGCCGTCGCCCGCCGAGAGCTGGCGGGCCACCGGGGAACGGATCGACACCCTCATCGCCGCGAGCGCGGCGGGCGGTGAGGTGGCGCGCGAGCGCAGCGAGGAACTGGTGCGGCTCGTCACGGACTTCTATGGTGCCGGCCTGGAGCGGCTGCTCGACCTGGTCCACGAGCACGGCGCGCTGGGCGATCAGGTGCTGGCCGCTCTCGCCGACGACGACCTGGTGGCGAGCGTGCTGCTGGTGCATGGACTGCACCCGTACAGCGTGGCGACCCGCGTCGAGAAGGCGCTGGACAGCGTCCGGCCCTATCTGGGCTCGCACGGCGGTGACGTCGAGCTGGTCGCGGTCACGGAGGACGGGACGGTGCGGCTGCGGCTGCTGGGCAGTTGCGACGGCTGTCCCTCGTCGTCGGCGACGCTGGCGCTCGCGGTGCGGGGCGCGGTCGAGGCGGCGGCGCCCGAGGTCACCACGATCGAGGTGGAGGACGCGGCGGCGGCCGGGGAACCGGCGGCGCTGGTCCCGGTGGACTCGCTGTTCTCCCGGCTGCACGAGGCGGGCCCTGACGGCGCGGGCGCCGAGGGTCCGGCCGCGCCCGGGGCGGGCTGGCAGCGGGTGCCCGCGCTGCTCGGCCTGGAGTCCGGGGGTGTGGAGCGGCTGACCGTCGGTGGGCTGCCCGTGGTGGTCTGCCGGATCGGGCCCGACCTGTTCGCCTTCCGTGACCGCTGCGCCCGGTGCGAACGGCCTTTCCAGGGCGCGACGTTGGCCAGACGGCTGGGCGGCGGCGCCAACGACGGGGTGCTGAGCTGCTCCGCGTGCCGCGCGCACTACGACGTGCGGCGGGCCGGTGCCTGTCTCGACGCGGACGCGGACGGCGCCCATCTGGACCCGCTGCCGGTGCTGGCGGACGGGGCCTCGGTCGCGGTCGCCGTCCCGACCGATCCGGTGGCCGCGCCGTGA
- a CDS encoding nickel-dependent hydrogenase large subunit, producing the protein MTATSQGKNQLVEMAWDPITRIVGSLGIYTKIDFKQKVVAECHSTSSIFRGYSVFMKGKDPRDAHFITSRICGICGDNHATCSCYAQNMAYGVKPPHIGEWIVNLGEAAEYMFDHNIFQENLVGVDYCEKMVAETNPGVLEQANNTPSPHADAHGYRTIGDIMRSLNPFTGEFYREALQVSRMTREMFCLMEGRHVHPSTLYPGGVGTVATIQLMTDYITRLQRYVEFMKKVVPMHDDLFDFFYEALPGYEKVGNRRILLGCWGSFQDPEHCNFAYKDMTDWGRKMYVTPGVVVDGKLVTTDLVEINLGIRILLGSSYYNDWDEQETFVTHDPLGNPVDRRHPWNQHTNPKPQKRDLDDKYSWVMSPRWFDGKDYLALDTGGGPLARLWVTALAGLVDIGYVKATGSSVKINLPKTATRGPVELEWRVPKWSNTIERNRARSYFQAYAAACALHFAEKALVEIRAGRTKTWEKFEVPEEGVGCGFTEAVRGVLSHHMVIKDGKIANYHPYPPTPWNASPRDSYGTPGPYEDAVQGQPIFEENDRENFKGIDIMRTVRSFDPCLPCGVHMYLGEGKKLELLHSPTQSAGSE; encoded by the coding sequence ATGACAGCGACGAGCCAGGGCAAGAACCAACTGGTGGAGATGGCATGGGATCCCATCACCCGAATCGTCGGGAGCCTGGGTATCTACACGAAGATCGATTTCAAGCAGAAGGTCGTCGCCGAGTGCCACAGCACCAGCTCGATCTTCCGCGGCTACTCGGTCTTCATGAAGGGCAAGGACCCGCGCGACGCCCACTTCATCACCAGTCGGATCTGCGGGATCTGCGGCGACAACCACGCCACCTGTTCCTGTTACGCGCAGAACATGGCGTACGGCGTGAAGCCGCCGCACATCGGTGAGTGGATCGTGAACCTCGGCGAGGCCGCCGAGTACATGTTCGACCACAATATCTTCCAGGAGAACCTGGTCGGGGTCGACTACTGCGAGAAGATGGTCGCCGAGACCAACCCCGGCGTCCTCGAACAGGCCAACAACACCCCCTCGCCGCACGCCGACGCCCACGGGTACCGCACCATCGGCGACATCATGCGCTCGCTGAACCCGTTCACCGGCGAGTTCTACCGCGAGGCCCTCCAGGTCAGCCGGATGACCCGGGAGATGTTCTGCCTGATGGAGGGGCGCCATGTGCACCCCTCCACGCTCTACCCGGGCGGCGTCGGCACCGTGGCGACCATCCAGCTGATGACGGACTACATCACCCGCCTCCAGCGGTACGTGGAGTTCATGAAGAAGGTCGTGCCGATGCACGACGACCTCTTCGACTTCTTCTACGAGGCGCTCCCCGGCTATGAGAAGGTCGGCAACCGCCGTATCCTGCTGGGCTGTTGGGGCTCCTTCCAGGACCCGGAGCACTGCAACTTCGCGTACAAGGACATGACCGACTGGGGTCGGAAGATGTACGTGACCCCCGGCGTCGTCGTCGACGGCAAGCTCGTCACCACCGACCTGGTGGAGATCAACCTCGGTATCCGCATCCTGCTCGGCTCGTCGTACTACAACGACTGGGACGAGCAGGAGACCTTCGTGACCCACGATCCGCTGGGCAACCCGGTCGACCGCAGGCACCCCTGGAACCAGCACACCAACCCCAAGCCGCAGAAGCGGGACCTGGACGACAAGTACAGCTGGGTGATGTCGCCGCGCTGGTTCGACGGCAAGGACTACCTCGCGCTCGACACCGGCGGCGGGCCGCTCGCGAGGCTCTGGGTCACGGCGCTGGCGGGCCTGGTCGACATCGGCTACGTCAAGGCCACCGGCAGCAGCGTGAAGATCAACCTGCCGAAGACCGCCACCCGGGGCCCGGTGGAGCTGGAGTGGCGGGTCCCGAAGTGGAGCAACACCATCGAGCGCAACCGGGCGCGCAGCTACTTCCAGGCGTACGCGGCGGCCTGCGCGCTGCACTTCGCGGAGAAGGCGCTGGTGGAGATCCGGGCCGGGCGCACCAAGACCTGGGAGAAGTTCGAGGTGCCCGAGGAGGGCGTCGGCTGCGGCTTCACCGAGGCGGTGCGCGGGGTGCTCTCGCACCACATGGTGATCAAGGACGGCAAGATCGCCAATTACCACCCGTATCCGCCCACTCCGTGGAACGCGAGCCCGCGCGACAGCTACGGGACGCCGGGACCGTACGAGGACGCGGTGCAGGGCCAGCCGATCTTCGAGGAGAACGACCGGGAGAACTTCAAGGGCATCGACATCATGCGCACGGTGCGCAGCTTCGACCCCTGCCTCCCGTGCGGGGTGCACATGTACCTCGGTGAGGGCAAGAAGCTCGAACTGCTGCACTCGCCGACGCAGTCCGCCGGCAGTGAATGA
- a CDS encoding hydrogenase expression protein HypE, with translation MPTEAAIKAENTLIHVLWINAGLSCDGDSVALTAATQPSVEEIALGALPGLPQVAMHWPLIDFECGPTGGADDFLEWFFKADRGEIEPFVLVVEGSIPNEKLHNEGYWSGFGNDPATGQPMTTSEWIDRLAPKATAIVAVGTCATYGGIHAMSGNPTGAMGLPDYLGWDWKSKAGIPIVCVPGCPIQPDNLSETLTYLLYMATDQAPMIPLDDELRPTWLFGRTVHEGCDRAGYYEQGDFATEYGSPKCIVKLGCWGPTVKCNVPKRGWMNGIGGCPNVGGICIGCTMPGFPDKFMPFMDEPPGGKLSTNAVGLYGATMRRLRQITTHTLDTEPKWRKRGKELTSGATRTW, from the coding sequence ATGCCGACAGAAGCAGCGATAAAAGCGGAGAACACCCTCATCCATGTGCTGTGGATCAACGCGGGTCTGAGCTGTGACGGCGACTCGGTCGCGCTGACCGCCGCCACCCAGCCGAGCGTCGAAGAGATCGCGCTCGGTGCGCTGCCCGGCCTTCCCCAGGTCGCCATGCACTGGCCGCTCATCGATTTCGAGTGCGGCCCCACCGGCGGCGCCGACGATTTCCTGGAGTGGTTCTTCAAGGCGGACCGGGGGGAGATCGAACCGTTCGTCCTGGTCGTCGAGGGTTCGATCCCCAACGAGAAACTGCACAACGAGGGTTACTGGTCGGGCTTCGGCAACGACCCGGCGACCGGGCAGCCGATGACCACCAGCGAGTGGATCGACCGGCTGGCGCCCAAGGCCACGGCGATCGTCGCGGTCGGCACCTGCGCCACCTACGGCGGCATCCACGCCATGTCGGGCAACCCCACCGGCGCCATGGGCCTGCCCGACTACCTGGGCTGGGACTGGAAGTCCAAGGCGGGCATCCCGATCGTCTGCGTCCCCGGCTGCCCCATCCAGCCGGACAACCTCTCCGAGACGCTCACCTACCTGCTCTACATGGCCACCGACCAGGCCCCGATGATCCCCCTCGACGACGAGCTGCGCCCGACCTGGCTGTTCGGTCGCACGGTGCACGAGGGCTGCGACCGGGCCGGCTACTACGAGCAGGGCGACTTCGCGACCGAGTACGGCTCCCCCAAGTGCATCGTGAAGCTGGGCTGCTGGGGGCCGACCGTGAAATGCAACGTCCCCAAACGCGGCTGGATGAACGGCATCGGAGGCTGCCCCAATGTCGGCGGGATCTGCATCGGCTGCACGATGCCCGGATTCCCCGACAAGTTCATGCCGTTCATGGACGAGCCGCCCGGCGGAAAGCTCTCCACCAACGCCGTCGGCCTCTACGGAGCGACGATGCGGCGGCTGCGGCAGATCACCACGCACACCCTCGACACCGAACCCAAGTGGCGCAAGCGCGGCAAGGAACTGACGAGCGGCGCCACCCGCACCTGGTGA
- a CDS encoding hydrogenase maturation nickel metallochaperone HypA/HybF, translating to MHELSITQSIVDAVCERADGRPVRTVRIRVGILTAVVPDSMRFCFDLTTAGTVAEGAQLEIDQPPGTAHCRACEKDFALPDLVLLCPCGSADVAITSGQELQIVSMRVG from the coding sequence TTGCATGAACTGTCAATCACCCAGAGCATTGTCGACGCCGTCTGCGAACGGGCCGACGGGCGGCCGGTGCGTACCGTACGGATCAGGGTGGGAATACTGACCGCCGTCGTTCCCGATTCCATGCGGTTCTGCTTCGATCTCACCACCGCGGGCACGGTCGCCGAAGGCGCGCAACTCGAAATCGACCAGCCGCCGGGAACAGCGCACTGCCGGGCGTGTGAGAAGGACTTCGCCCTCCCCGATCTTGTATTGCTGTGTCCGTGCGGCAGTGCCGACGTGGCCATCACGTCGGGGCAGGAGCTGCAGATCGTCTCGATGAGAGTGGGCTGA